Proteins encoded by one window of Channa argus isolate prfri chromosome 13, Channa argus male v1.0, whole genome shotgun sequence:
- the tmem51a gene encoding transmembrane protein 51a, whose protein sequence is MRSTVDGPLGRGLGVGDNNNNNNNNNSGSENSDNSGCQYALCALGVGLVALGIVMIVWSVVPSDTAGNNSSNIGGEVGSVTKKNKVSSVAFVLVGCGGVMLLLSLGLGIMNKQREQLRLREAQNHRGVAVQEEEDETAEEQAQRFAVPSYEEAVGSGQYPVRQSNHRPSSSQLPSYDDLVEVDGVEYEYEGSQVINTGSQPAPSSTSNCKPGKNACKLLPIKIRRIKSEKLHLKNTENSQPAAGISIEPLTPPPQYEDKVPPAL, encoded by the exons ATGCGTTCCACAGTGGATGGACCCCTTGGCAGGGGGCTCGGTGTTggcgacaacaacaacaacaacaacaacaataatagcGGCAGTGAAAACAGTGACAACTCAGGCTGCCAGTATGCACTATGTGCTCTGGGGGTTGGGCTGGTTGCCCTTGGCATCGTGATGATTGTGTGGAGTGTGGTGCCCTCAGACACAGCTGGAAATAACAGCAGTAATATAGGAGGAGAAGTAGGTTCTGTtaccaagaaaaacaaagtgtcatCTGTGGCCTTTGTCTTGGTGGGTTGTGGGGGGGTtatgctgctgctgtctttgGGTCTGGGAATAATGAACAAACAGAGGGAGCAGCTGAGGCTGCGAGAGGCCCAGAACCATAGAGGAGTGGCAGttcaggaggaggaagatgaaac TGCTGAGGAACAAGCACAACGCTTTGCTGTACCCAGCTATGAAGAGGCAGTAGGCAGTGGGCAGTACCCTGTCCGACAGAGCAACCATCGTCCAAGCTCCTCCCAGCTACCTTCCTATGATGACCTGGTCGAAGTCGATGGTGTGGAGTACGAATACGAAGGGTCACAGGTCATAAATACTGGATCTCAGCCTGCTCCTTCCTCCACATCAAATTGTAAACCTGGGAAAAATGCCTGCAAGCTCCTCCCTATCAAGATCCGCAGGATTAAATCAGAAAAACTGCACTTGAAAAACACTGAGAACTCTCAGCCGGCAGCTGGAATCAGTATAGAACCACTTACCCCACCCCCGCAGTATGAGGATAAAGTGCCTCCTGCACTTTAG
- the LOC137139356 gene encoding chymotrypsin-C-like: protein MKVVLLALFVAGAYGCGLPTFPPVVTRVVGGEDVRPHSWPWQISLQYNRQGEWRHTCGGTLISDQWVLTAAHCISNDREYRVALGKHNLVETEADAVFMDTANIIVHEKWNSLFIRNDIALIKLKSPVTFTDSITAACLPTANFIVPHDEPCYVTGWGRLFTGGPIADILQQALLPVVDHTTCTKPDWWGFQVKETMVCAGGDGVVSGCNGDSGGPLNCRNADGAWEVQGIVSFGSGIKCNLSKKPTVFTRVSSYTDWISTKMASY from the exons ATGAAGGTTGTGCTTCTCGCTCTCTTTGTTGCTGGTG CCTACGGGTGTGGCCTGCCCACTTTCCCCCCTGTGGTGACCAGGGTAGTTGGAGGAGAGGATGTCAGGCCTCACAGCTGGCCCTGGCAG ATTTCCCTGCAATACAACAGACAGGGGGAGTGGAGACACACCTGTGGCGGTACTCTGATCTCCGACCAGTGGGTCCTCACTGCCGCTCACTGTATCAG CAATGACAGGGAGTACAGAGTGGCACTGGGAAAGCACAACCTGGTTGAGACAGAGGCGGATGCTGTGTTCATGGACACCGCTAACATCATTGTGCATGAGAAGTGGAACTCCTTATTTATCCg TAATGACATTGCCCTAATCAAACTGAAGTCCCCTGTCACTTTCACTGACTCCATCACGGCTGCTTGTCTCCCCACTGCCAACTTCATCGTCCCTCATGATGAGCCCTGTTATGTCACTGGATGGGGCCGCCTCTTCA CTGGAGGTCCCATTGCTGACATTCTGCAGCAGGCTCTGCTCCCTGTGGTAGACCACACTACCTGCACCAAGCCTGATTGGTGGGGTTTCCAGGTGAAGGAAACCATGGTCTGTGCTGGTGGAGACGGAGTTGTGTCTGGTTGCAAC GGCGACTCTGGTGGCCCTCTGAACTGCAGGAACGCTGATGGTGCTTGGGAGGTTCAGGGTATTGTCAGTTTTGGCTCTGGCATCAAGTGCAACTTATCGAAGAAGCCCACGGTCTTCACCCGGGTCAGCTCCTACACTGACTGGATCAGCACT AAAATGGCgagctattga
- the ela2 gene encoding elastase 2, with translation MKFVILALFVAGAYGCGLPTYPPIVTRVVGGEDVREHSWPWQVSLQYQSGSNFYHTCGGTLIADQWVLTAAHCISSRTYRVYLGKHNLKSNNEAGSIAISPAKIIVHENWDSYRIRNDIALIKLSTPVRVSDAIMPACLPNSGEILPNKAPCYVTGWGRLWTGGPLADALQQALLPVVDHATCTRSDWWGTLVTDSMVCAGGDGQLASCNGDSGGPLNCQNPDGSWDVHGVVSFGSSMGCNYPKKPSVFTRVSAYIPWINKVMTTN, from the exons ATGAAGTTCGTAATCTTGGCTTTGTTTGTTGCTGGCG CCTACGGGTGTGGACTGCCCACATACCCTCCCATCGTCACCAGGGTGGTTGGTGGAGAGGATGTCCGTGAGCACAGCTGGCCCTGGCAG GTGTCTCTGCAGTATCAGAGTGGCAGCAACTTCTACCACACCTGTGGTGGCACTCTGATCGCCGACCAGTGGGTCCTCACTGCTGCTCACTGCATCAG CAGTCGCACGTATAGAGTCTACCTGGGAAAACACAATCTGAAGAGCAACAATGAGGCTGGTTCCATTGCCATCAGCCCTGCAAAGATCATTGTCCATGAGAACTGGGACTCTTACAGAATCCG CAACGACATTGCCCTGATCAAGCTTTCGACTCCCGTCCGAGTCTCTGATGCCATCATGCCTGCCTGTCTTCCCAATTCTGGTGAAATCCTGCCTAACAAAGCTCCCTGCTATGTCACCGGCTGGGGACGTCTGTGGA CTGGAGGCCCTCTTGCTGATGCTCTGCAGCAGGCCCTCCTGCCTGTAGTTGACCATGCAACCTGCACCAGGTCTGACTGGTGGGGAACCCTGGTGACTGACAGCATGGTTTGTGCTGGTGGAGATGGACAGTTGGCTAGCTGCAAT GGAGACTCTGGCGGTCCCTTGAACTGTCAGAACCCTGATGGCTCCTGGGACGTCCATGGTGTGGTGAGCTTTGGCTCAAGCATGGGCTGCAACTACCCCAAGAAGCCATCTGTCTTCACTAGAGTGAGTGCTTACATCCCCTGGATCAACAAA GTGATGACCACAAACTAA